The following proteins are co-located in the Pseudoalteromonas sp. N1230-9 genome:
- a CDS encoding ABC transporter permease, with translation MKLTKTRAQLSLAWASLMNAPGFVTAVIATLALTLATLFVVLSLVNSYFLKPLDVYDESRMVVVEQSLTYDDYDATGFQSYQSMVHWLKHNQSFEQSMMINAGEQIFANLDGEPKEPVLYVGGNYFDLLNTPFLMGQGFDLGETLETPDDRVVISANFWRKHYNSDPNIIGKTLSVMAGETDYVHRIVGVVDDSFSPPYMFKASDVEVWFPSSADRRYFHNDDWQSPWTNTFKNLKLIAVLKPGVTIDQVKVDLKQQIDTVKSEWLNNGGITDVKPEVTPYRDVELGNNDDLSLMMLAGAVGLLIIAVLNVSTLFFSRALAQHKTLALQAVLGAKRSTLFKSIFLQSLILMTLSVSIALFLSVWGIRLFKVLAERRLPLVNSLAVDSTLVIVAIILCIALAYIFSVITARLVNYKTLNTQMQNSGKGGVSQVSGRTVRILIGSQMFVAALLVSFSVMVVSKAMGTINRPLGSDTENLYFANLFQPNNQMSLAERYEHMLQYKQVLLDSQGIDDVALGHSPVSARQNANTLTDVNGKSSIFFPSQWVGPDYFALVNTKILAGRTFSEQAIRGETNEILVSVSVAENLLPSQDYRKIIGKSYQGLEEKMYEVVGVTEDFNHPKYYDESFGRHIWWPATPYSYMFTIKASEGVKLTNKQILNTLKEKNSDLTMWQFNDLQQEYDNLLYMSRLTVVLCSTLALFTLLLAAIGIFGVLSYNLGLRRYEFGIRMALGAKKARLFKLMSVEAIIPVLIGFAVALAVVMIGFYMLQGQLMSWLILDVRLQLLAWSITLCIALFACFRPLVLLLKAKPMAALRND, from the coding sequence ATGAAATTAACTAAAACACGCGCTCAACTGAGCTTAGCATGGGCATCATTAATGAATGCACCGGGCTTTGTCACTGCGGTTATCGCAACGCTTGCTTTAACACTGGCAACCTTGTTTGTGGTGCTTAGCCTTGTTAACAGCTACTTTTTAAAGCCCCTTGATGTGTACGATGAAAGCCGCATGGTGGTGGTTGAGCAATCTCTTACTTATGATGACTACGATGCCACCGGCTTTCAAAGCTATCAATCGATGGTGCATTGGCTTAAGCATAATCAAAGCTTTGAACAAAGTATGATGATCAATGCGGGTGAGCAAATCTTTGCAAACCTTGATGGCGAGCCTAAAGAGCCTGTGCTGTATGTTGGCGGCAACTACTTTGACTTATTAAACACGCCATTTTTAATGGGACAGGGTTTTGACCTTGGAGAAACGCTAGAAACACCTGATGACCGCGTTGTTATCTCTGCTAACTTTTGGCGCAAGCATTACAACAGCGACCCGAACATTATTGGTAAAACACTTTCAGTCATGGCGGGTGAAACCGATTACGTTCACCGTATCGTCGGTGTTGTTGATGACTCATTCAGCCCACCTTACATGTTTAAAGCAAGCGATGTTGAAGTATGGTTTCCATCAAGTGCTGACCGCCGTTACTTTCACAATGATGATTGGCAAAGCCCGTGGACAAACACTTTTAAAAACCTAAAACTGATTGCAGTTTTAAAGCCTGGGGTCACCATAGATCAAGTTAAAGTCGATTTAAAACAGCAGATTGATACGGTTAAATCAGAGTGGCTAAACAACGGGGGGATCACCGATGTAAAACCTGAAGTAACTCCTTATCGTGACGTTGAGCTGGGTAATAACGATGACTTAAGCTTAATGATGTTAGCCGGTGCAGTAGGGCTACTGATTATTGCAGTACTTAACGTCAGTACTTTATTCTTCTCGCGCGCTCTTGCTCAACATAAAACCCTCGCCTTGCAGGCGGTGTTAGGTGCTAAACGCAGCACGTTATTTAAAAGTATCTTTTTACAGTCACTAATTTTAATGACCTTATCGGTAAGCATTGCACTGTTTTTATCGGTATGGGGCATACGTTTATTTAAAGTATTGGCAGAAAGACGATTACCACTGGTTAACAGCTTGGCGGTTGATAGCACGTTGGTCATTGTTGCCATCATACTGTGTATTGCTCTTGCTTATATTTTCTCTGTAATTACAGCGCGTTTGGTGAATTACAAAACCCTAAATACGCAAATGCAGAACAGTGGAAAAGGCGGGGTTTCGCAGGTATCTGGCCGTACAGTGCGTATTTTAATTGGCTCACAAATGTTTGTTGCCGCGCTGCTTGTTAGTTTTTCGGTGATGGTAGTCAGTAAAGCCATGGGCACGATTAACCGCCCACTCGGCAGTGATACCGAAAACCTGTATTTTGCCAACCTGTTCCAACCAAATAATCAAATGTCATTGGCGGAGCGCTACGAACATATGCTGCAATACAAGCAGGTTTTACTTGATAGCCAAGGCATTGATGATGTTGCTCTGGGTCACAGCCCAGTATCAGCAAGACAAAATGCCAACACCCTGACTGATGTAAACGGTAAAAGCTCAATTTTCTTCCCTAGTCAGTGGGTAGGGCCTGATTACTTTGCGTTAGTTAACACCAAAATTCTCGCTGGCCGCACCTTTAGCGAACAAGCTATACGTGGTGAAACCAACGAGATACTTGTCTCGGTCAGCGTTGCAGAGAACTTATTACCAAGCCAAGACTATCGAAAAATCATCGGCAAGAGCTACCAAGGCTTAGAAGAAAAGATGTATGAAGTGGTTGGTGTAACCGAAGATTTTAATCACCCTAAATACTACGATGAGTCGTTTGGTCGTCATATTTGGTGGCCAGCAACACCGTATAGCTACATGTTCACTATCAAAGCTTCTGAAGGCGTTAAGCTAACAAATAAACAAATACTTAATACGCTAAAAGAAAAGAACAGCGATCTAACCATGTGGCAGTTTAATGACCTGCAACAAGAGTACGACAATTTACTGTATATGAGCCGTCTGACTGTGGTTCTGTGTAGTACCTTAGCGCTATTTACTCTATTATTAGCAGCAATTGGTATTTTTGGGGTACTAAGCTACAACCTAGGTCTGCGCCGTTATGAGTTTGGTATTCGTATGGCATTAGGTGCAAAAAAAGCACGCTTATTCAAGCTGATGAGTGTTGAAGCTATTATCCCTGTGCTCATTGGCTTTGCGGTTGCTCTCGCTGTGGTAATGATAGGTTTTTACATGTTGCAAGGCCAGCTAATGTCTTGGCTGATACTTGATGTAAGACTGCAATTACTTGCTTGGAGTATTACCTTATGTATTGCGCTATTCGCTTGCTTTAGACCTTTGGTTTTACTGCTTAAAGCAAAACCTATGGCCGCACTGCGTAACGATTAA
- a CDS encoding sigma-54-dependent transcriptional regulator — protein MDKILVIDDQADVRLAATVALQQLGLHCLEAEGPEHALELLKSEHISLILLDMNYKLDTTSGEEGLRFLKQLNQLGSTIPVIVMTAWASIDVAVKAMQLGAVDFVEKPWNNLRLTAVVQQQLKLKQSNHDNACLKALTSDSQAHYIAQSEIMQLLLAKAERAAKTDASILITGENGTGKSLLAHYIHQHSLRCDKRYVSVNVGAIAPTLFESELFGHKKGAFTDAKEDRLGRFEIAEGGTLFLDEIATLSLELQSKMLRVLESKEFEVLGSSQTKTADVRIISATNSELATAIEQGEFRRDLLFRLNTIELHIPPLRDRKDDIAPLAEHLLLVHGKKYQRANMALSDDALKALKNYSWPGNIRELSHCIERAVIMSDNNNIQANDLILDQPSCEQMNSNAEQALPLLPLEELEKQMIQKALLQFNGNVIAAGEFLGLSKSAIYRRIDKHQLDLKEVER, from the coding sequence ATGGACAAAATCTTAGTCATAGACGATCAAGCTGATGTACGTCTGGCTGCTACTGTTGCATTACAACAATTGGGCTTACACTGCCTTGAGGCCGAAGGCCCTGAACATGCCCTTGAGTTATTAAAATCAGAGCACATTAGCCTGATTTTGCTCGATATGAACTACAAGCTCGACACGACCTCAGGTGAAGAAGGGTTACGCTTTTTAAAGCAACTAAATCAATTAGGTTCGACCATACCTGTCATTGTGATGACCGCATGGGCCAGCATTGATGTTGCCGTTAAAGCCATGCAATTAGGGGCTGTCGACTTTGTTGAAAAGCCATGGAATAACTTACGCTTAACCGCCGTTGTGCAACAACAACTAAAACTTAAGCAAAGTAATCACGACAACGCGTGCTTAAAGGCACTTACCAGTGACTCACAAGCACATTACATAGCCCAATCAGAAATCATGCAGCTGTTACTCGCCAAAGCTGAGCGCGCTGCAAAAACCGATGCCAGTATTTTAATTACTGGCGAAAATGGCACAGGCAAAAGCTTATTGGCACATTATATTCACCAGCATTCACTCCGATGTGATAAACGCTATGTAAGCGTGAATGTTGGCGCCATTGCCCCAACGCTATTCGAAAGCGAATTATTTGGTCATAAGAAAGGCGCTTTCACTGATGCCAAAGAAGACCGCTTAGGACGGTTTGAAATTGCCGAAGGCGGCACCTTATTTTTAGATGAAATTGCGACTTTAAGCCTTGAACTACAAAGTAAAATGCTTCGTGTGCTAGAAAGCAAAGAATTTGAAGTGCTCGGCTCAAGCCAAACCAAAACCGCCGATGTGCGTATTATTTCTGCCACCAATAGTGAATTAGCTACGGCCATTGAGCAGGGTGAATTCCGCCGTGACTTATTATTTAGACTCAATACCATTGAACTGCACATTCCACCGCTTCGCGACAGAAAAGACGATATCGCTCCCTTAGCAGAACACTTATTATTGGTGCATGGTAAAAAATATCAACGCGCGAATATGGCGCTCAGTGATGATGCCCTAAAGGCGCTAAAAAATTACAGCTGGCCAGGTAATATTCGTGAGCTAAGCCACTGCATTGAACGTGCGGTGATCATGAGCGATAACAACAATATTCAAGCCAATGACCTCATTTTAGATCAACCAAGTTGCGAGCAAATGAATAGTAATGCAGAACAAGCTTTGCCACTATTGCCCCTTGAAGAGCTTGAAAAACAGATGATTCAAAAAGCGCTGCTGCAATTTAATGGCAATGTTATCGCCGCAGGAGAGTTTTTAGGGTTAAGCAAATCGGCGATTTATCGTCGCATTGATAAACATCAGCTCGATTTAAAAGAAGTAGAACGCTAA
- a CDS encoding sensor histidine kinase: protein MSSKLSLEQRIRRYFYMVIAVLLTLGIALSLSLKLDWFASISLLLPFIGISAFALIKSYRVITDVVERFGLQLDALANDESNSWHLAPYQSGRVAALKQDFAKLSNKIAKNKRHYMQTEEFVFEFASMLDLPIVILDPHGLIYFSNKAFKNSINHRQIEGKSASDLGIALHDGEWQQNSDSLFKQRFQISSQTFWRTGRNFELLTFFSIEQQLRDNEQLVWQRLIRVLNHEVRNSLTPIYSMSQSLQTLKRQGQISSHDDLAQDMLQVIEKRAQHLLDFVASYSAFAKLPPAQKQVISCEQLNTHLSAIFPELVINSSEELHFNADLGQLEQALINLIKNAFEAGSDSAPTLTWSRQGDNLNIEISDQGCGIQNPDNLFVPFYSTKANGTGIGLVITRELVRNQGFELSINSKPQQGTQAQITVF, encoded by the coding sequence ATGAGTAGCAAGTTGTCGTTAGAGCAGCGTATTCGACGCTATTTTTATATGGTTATAGCAGTGCTATTAACGCTTGGCATTGCCCTTTCGCTCAGCTTAAAATTAGATTGGTTTGCCAGTATCAGCCTATTATTGCCGTTTATAGGGATAAGCGCTTTTGCTTTAATTAAAAGCTACCGAGTGATCACCGATGTGGTTGAACGATTTGGCCTGCAACTAGATGCACTGGCAAATGACGAAAGTAATAGTTGGCATTTAGCGCCTTACCAAAGTGGACGAGTCGCAGCGCTCAAGCAAGATTTTGCCAAGCTTAGCAATAAAATAGCCAAGAACAAACGCCATTATATGCAAACAGAAGAGTTTGTTTTTGAGTTTGCCAGCATGTTGGACTTACCCATCGTTATCCTAGACCCCCATGGCTTAATTTACTTTAGCAATAAGGCGTTTAAAAACAGTATTAACCATCGCCAGATTGAAGGTAAATCGGCCAGCGACTTAGGCATTGCCCTGCATGATGGCGAGTGGCAACAAAACAGTGACTCACTGTTTAAACAACGCTTTCAAATCTCATCGCAGACTTTTTGGCGGACTGGCAGAAACTTTGAATTACTAACCTTCTTTTCAATTGAGCAACAGCTTCGCGATAACGAACAACTTGTTTGGCAACGGTTAATTCGCGTGTTAAATCATGAAGTGCGTAACTCACTCACGCCGATTTATTCAATGAGTCAGTCATTGCAAACCCTTAAACGCCAAGGGCAAATAAGCAGTCACGATGATCTCGCCCAAGATATGCTGCAAGTAATAGAAAAACGCGCTCAGCACTTGCTTGATTTTGTAGCCAGTTACAGTGCGTTTGCCAAGCTACCCCCCGCACAAAAACAGGTAATCAGTTGCGAGCAATTAAACACTCACTTAAGCGCTATCTTTCCTGAACTAGTAATAAATAGCAGCGAAGAGTTACATTTTAATGCCGACTTAGGTCAGCTAGAACAAGCGTTGATCAACCTAATAAAAAATGCCTTTGAAGCAGGTAGCGATTCAGCCCCAACCCTCACTTGGTCAAGGCAAGGTGATAACTTAAATATTGAAATTAGCGACCAAGGCTGTGGCATTCAAAATCCTGATAACTTGTTTGTACCATTTTACTCAACCAAGGCAAATGGTACAGGTATAGGACTTGTGATCACCCGAGAACTTGTGCGCAACCAAGGCTTTGAATTATCAATAAACTCAAAACCCCAGCAAGGCACGCAGGCTCAAATTACTGTATTCTGA